GCATATCTGTTCTTCAGCGCTACTACAGACATCCTTTCTGCTTCAATTGATCCCTCTTCTGCTTTTTGCACTTTTATTTCTTCTTTATCCCTCTGGTTATCCATAAACACTTTCCCTCCAATGCCAATCATTAATAATAAACCTATTACAACAAACAGCCAATTTTTTTTATTCATGTATTTAGTCCTTCCTGTGAATTATTTACAAGATAAGAAGACTATCTATTAAATTTCACTCAAGTTATAAGTACCTAATTATACCACTTTCAGCCGCTAAGTATAGTTCGGTTCATTCACTTAATAAAAAGGTACCTGTGCACGGTGCAATTATGACAATTCACAACCTTAAATTAATATACAAAAGGGATATCGACAAAGCGTTACGCATTCGATATCCCCTTTTTTCTTTATGCAATTGTAGTGAATTAACTAAATCGTGTCTTGCACAGGTGCCTCTAACAGGGCAAAATTCAAACGAATATAGAACAAGATCTAGATAGTCGATATCCGTTTAATAACGAATACACTTTTTAAATAATAGCCTAAATAATAAGCAGCAAACATAAGTGAAAAAGCGATTAAGCTCACTAACCAAATGCCCATACCCCCCGGAATTAAGAACGAAAATATGCTAACGACAGGGGCAGCAATATTAATCAACGGTAAATAATAATGCTGGGTAGCCAATCCAAATATATTAGCCCAATATTGATCTAATATAACTTCTTGATAGATGATAAAAAAGAGCATTAAGAGAGCGGGCAAATGCGCAATTACGGCAGACTTTAATGGTGTTTTTTCAAACTTATAGCTTATAAACCCAACCGTTATCCAAAAAGACAGAAATATAAATCCGATTAGTTTAAAAGGCAAAACGTCATCTGGATTTTGCATCAGCCATGAATTCATGAAAAAACCCACCGCAAAAGGGATAAGCCCTAGTAAAAACAAAGTCATTTTTTTAATAATAACTACCTCCCTATTTAAGTATCAATAATCACTATATTAAATTTGCCAAATCATCTTAAGGTGTCATCGTGTCCTATTTGGTCTAATATCCAGTCATCATCCTTTTCTTTAGAATAACCGGTAAAATACGTTTTATTAACTTCAATGAGATTCCAGACCATTGGTTCTTCGACAATTATCATTACGTTCTCTTGATTTGTTTCATTGTTTGGGTCAAACGCTATTATCCATGCTTCTCTATAATCCTCCGAATACCCTTTTTCAACTACATACAAATAAGACGTCGTTGATGTATAGGGACATCCACAAGCTGCAATTACCAAAAGGAACAGGATCATCAATGAACTTAAAATCTTTTTCATTTTTCTTCCCCCACAGTTGATTTTTCTCGACGCCATTGATAATAAAACTATCCAATATAATGAAGAATCAACTGATATAACGCGATAGAAAATCCTAGAATACTTGCTTTTACTTTGGCAGGATGGGATCTTTTATTGCCATACAAATAAATGGACATAAATATAAAGCCTACCGGAAGCCATATTTCAAAGGCGCCATTCATTGTACTTTGAGAAAAAACCGGAGCAATATAAGCACTAATAAGAAAATAAAAGAAAATCGTAAAGCGCCGTGTTTCTAACTGTTTGCTCCACCTAACTAGAAGGATAATAATTATAATTGCGATAATCGTAATGTGTAAATGAGGTAAATGAAGAGAAATACCGTTTCCTAATTCGTATTCCATCTTTCCCCGCACCTCTCGTTCAACTACTTAACAATCTAACCAATTCTAGCGCAGCTGTGTTCATTTATCGCGCCCTTTACAGAAGACTTAACCTTCACTAATGTCGTCTAACGCCTTCCGTATTTCTTTTTCAAATGGCACACTATCTGAATTTATATCTAGTTCATGCACATAAAAAATCAATATATTTCTCTTTTCGAACGTACTAGCAGATACCAGTTCCATTGTCGCAGTATTTTCGACAAACTCTTCGATACCCTTCTCACGTTCAATTTCTGTTTCGAATTCAAAAATAAAAAATGGTTTTTCGCTTAACTCATATGCTCTTGGTTTTACATTTCTTAGTTTTGACCCAAAGACGCTTTGCGGAAATTCAGCTTCCACCAAATTAACACCATTCTTTTGTAATGCTGTTACTACTTCTACTTCAGTAATATGGGAACTATCATTTACTTGAACAGATTGGCAGGAAACTAGGAGCAACAGTAAACATAAACTAAAAATCCTTCTCAGTTCGTTCACCCCATCCGAAAATTATCCGTAAATTCGTACAGAAGGAAGGTAAAGTAGTTTCGTGCAAGACTATTTCACCAATTAATTATCAGCATTAAAATGCTTAAGATAAGAAGGTAAGGAGATAATATGATTTTCCTTGTTGTGTCTTATGCTTCTTTTCATAATTAATCACCATCCCCCTCCTACGAATTTTTTTGTACCCCACAAGCTAGTCAGTTTGTCGAATATAGATTACACCAATAGTTTTCAGGCAATTACAACTAGCATAACATTTACAATTGAATAGACATATAGCTTTTTTCTTTAATCGTCTATTAACTTTTCGCGGTAATAAGCACATTTCCTTGGATTATACTAATTCATTGCTTTGAATAAAAACTTAAAGAACATAGTCTAAAGAATTTTCTTAAGTTATTATTTTTATAGTTAGTTCTCCACGATAAATATAAATAATCAACCGATGAAGCACCTATCTAAAAAAAGCCGCTTGGAATATCAGTTAAAGTCGACTTTCCAAGCAACTTCTTATTTATAGATGAAGGTTTATCAAGATGAATTACGCGGCATTCCGTCAACCAATCCAAATCCCATCTGAAGTGCTTACTAAACAGCACTCACCCCTACCCGCTCGCCCTATTTCACAATTTGCCGTTAAACCTACACTTCGGATAATTACTGCAACCTAAAAAATTACCATACGGACCTGTCCGATTTACCAGCTGACCCGAACAATAAGGGCATATCCTTTTCGCAATTGCATCATTTATATTGTTCTTTTTGTTTCGGATATTTATAATATGTTCGGAACTTAATGCCTTGTTGTTTTGTTGTTGAATGCGCTCCGTAATACTTACAATCTCTGAATGCGAAAGGACAGGCGCTTTCATAGATTTGATAATGGGATTTACTCGATGGGTATAAACGACATAAACATGACTTGAATGTATTTGAATTTCTTTCAAAGTGGCTTTAGGAGAAAAGTTTATGATTGAAATAAATGGGATATTCTTATATTCGGGCAACATACCTTTCAAAGCCCTAATATGACCTTGATTTTGTTTGATCGGATTATAGAATTGTTGTCTTTTTTTATAGATAACTTGGGTCCACTGCCGGTCTATTTCATTACCATAAATCCACCCCTGATAATTTTTCGTTTCAACAACAAAAATTCCATAGATGGAGACAATAATATGGTCAATTTGTGTTGTTTTCCCTTGCGAATTTTGTAACGTAATATTGTGCAGAACTTTATATTCATTAGTATCCAGTCCCATAAAAAAAAGACGTGAAACACCCTCACCGATCACGCCTTTTATATTCGCCTTTGTAAATCTTTCGAAAAACATAATACTCCCCTTCTTTCCTTTACCACTTTCTTATCATTTAAATCAACGTTAGAAAAAAGGTTTTACCCATATCGCGTAAAACCTTTTACAATCTAATTTTTATCACATAAATTTATGTTAAACAATCGCATAGCCAATCCCCGATGCGCCACCAGTAACAATCGCTACTTTATCTGATAGATTTGTCATAAAATTAGAACCTCCCGTTATTCTGAAAACGTATTCACTAATTAAGTTCTACAAAAAAAACGTGAAACCTTCTTTTTGACGATTTTCTGGCATGTCGATTAGATTTCTCCAAATACCTCTAATACTTCCCTTTCCAATTCCCCGATCAAGCCAAATTCACTTTTTCGCGGCAAGAGTGTTTTTACAATACTACTGTAGTACCAGTGCTGGTCGACTTTACCGCGGTTGAATCGATTCCAAACATCATCGCCATAGCTTTCAATGTCAGCTCGAATGGATTTGATATTATGTAACTTATCAGCTGTGATAACCTGTATTTCTTCCAAACCAGCACGACTTAATTGATCAATCATTTGTTGTTTGCGTTCAAACCACGCTAAACTTTTATCTTCTTCCGACGCAGCAAGAACGAGTTCAGCCACACGTGGTCCGAAATGCTCGGCTAACTCCTCAAAAGTAACGGGCGTATCTTCCAACGTGTCATGTAATATTCCTGCCGCGACTACTTCATCGGTACACTGCAACTTTTGAAGACACATCCCTACCGCAAATGGATGGGTAATATACGGCGTATTTGTTCCTTTACGCATCTGCCCAGCATGTGCGATTGCGGCGAAATTAATTGCTTTTTCAATGATATTCATGAAAGGACCCCCTTAATTTAACTCTTTATAATTTCCATCAACATATTGATCAGTTTTTCTTTTTCACCGCTTTCATTCGTCGCAACCCTTAATAATGGCAGATTATTCTTCGAAAATATACTGTTTTTCAACGCATCTCGATTTTCCTGTTTTTCATCATTCCGATGAAACATAACGCCGTCAACTTCAATGGCCAATAAAGCTTCTTTATCCAATCTATTAAAAATCAAAAAGTCTACATGTGACCATGGGTTTTCAGCGAATTTCCGTTCCTCCTCAGTAAGATTCGAGAAGTTTCTAAACAAAGAATTAAGCGGAATATGCATCACACATTTGAACGACCTGAATTCGGGTAGTGACAAGACTTCCTTAATAACAGCGTACATTAAGTTTTCAGACTCAAACTCAGAGACATTTTCTTTTGTAGTCCTATACTTCAACAATGCGCTCGAATACTCCGTATATAATAAATCAAATACCGAAACCTTTTGACTTTCAATAACATTGGAAAACGAATTATATTCAACATAACGAATCAAATCACCTAAATAGGAACCTTGTTGTTTAAATAACCGATCTGATGTCACGATAATCAATTCATCAACTGCTCTTGATACTGCTACATTAATCAAGTTTGCATCGTCGATAAATGGTGTAATGTCATTCGCAACTGTTGTAAATATAATCGTTTTCTTTTCTCGTCCCTGAAATCTATGGACTGTGTCCACTTCTAATGCTGGATATTGAATATATTTTTTTGTTTCTTTGACATGCATTCTAAAGGGCGATATAACGCCTACCCCGCTACAACTCCCATACCTTGAAAGATCAGCATGAAGAATCTCATCCCGCACCACTTCGATTTGACGCACATTATACCACCCTATTTCCCTGCCCGTATTATTTCTTCTGGCATGGTTACCGGGGGCAGTTTTGTAAATCTTTAGGGGTTGGTCGTCAACATCTTCTTCAGTCATCACGATAAGTTGATTATCATAAAATCTTTCATTGCAAAACCCGATGATTTTCGGATGGCAGCGATAATGTTCGCTTAATAAAGTTACAGGCAACGATTCCTTGTAGAGTGCCATGAACGAAGAGATGATACTGTATTCACTATAATTGTACGCATTGTTTATTCCCGTATTGGCAAATAAATCATCGCTAATCTCCTCAATTTCCGTAGGCACAATATGAGGCAACTGCTTAACATCACCGACAATAACAATATTTTTACAACAAGCGAGTGCCAGTGAACCCGTTACTAGGTCGACCTGTGAAGCTTCATCGATAATGAGGTAATCAAATAAGAAACCATCCGGAATGCTCGTTAAAATTGAATGGGTAGTACTTAATACAACGGGATACTCTTTAACAAAATCTTGAAATTTATATTTATAGTTGCCAATAGAATACTTTCCTTTTTTCCGAATTAAATTAGCAAACTTTTGGTTTAACGTTCCTTTAAATAAACGCGAGGATATTTCTTCATACTCCTCTAATAGCGCCTGATAACTTTTGTTTTCCAATCTATTTTCCAATACATTTATTTTACTTTTTCTATTTTCAATACTTTTTATGTAATAATCCTTTTTTAAAGAATTAATAATATGAGTCCGACTTTTCGTAATGACTCTTTGTTTATATACACCATATTGTATAAAAAGTTTTACCTTAGACATAAATCCAGTGGGTTTACCAGAAGGATTAATGCCTTCGAGCTGGGTAATAAAATTTATAATACGTTGACTAGACCATTTCTTATAAAATGAATACTTTTTCACATCTATGTACGCGTCTTTAAATTCTTTTTCAAAATACCTTTGTTCAACCTGTAATTTAGCTAACTCCTCTTTAAGTTTAGCCATTTCCCTTTGATCTTCTAATAAAACTGTAAGCTCATCTGAAATCATTTGAAGATGAGTGACACTGCTTACTCTTTCATCATCTTCTAGTTTCCATCCAATCATATCCGGAACTTCTGGTTGGTATTTTTCAAAGAAGTCCTTTCTATTTTGATAATTGCCTAAAAGTGATGTCATGAAGCCAAAGTTGTATTCTTCAAGTTTTTCTTGTACATTTTCAGTTGCAGAATTATTACCTGAAACTATGGCAACTGACTGCCCTTTTGCGACAACATTCGCGATAACATTAAGGATTGTTTGCGTCTTCCCAGTTCCAGGCGGCCCTTCTATTACGCTTATTGAATTTTCCACTGCCTTTTTAACGGCTTCTTTTTGACTTAAATTAACCCCAAAAGGAAATATGAGCGGATCTTCATATTTTTCGTTCGTTATTTTTGTCTCTGACAAGTAATGAGCTAAAACGCTATTTCTATTTGGCTTGCCTAACTTTTCGTATTGATTCAATAGAATAGATTTTCCGTTGTTCTTAAAACCGATATGTGCGGATAATTCTTGTAAATAATTGATGACATCTCTTGATTGATTAATCTCTCTAGATACAGCTAGCGGTCCTTCTTTTTTCCCCCTATAAGTTACCACCACTCAATCCTCCCCCGACGGTCACTTTTCTTGGATTATACTTCCAGAAAAAGCTTATACAATATTATTTTAACACAACTACAAATGAATCCACTCACGCAATCCGAAGAAGATATTGTTGCCTACTCTTTAATTACAGAATGTTTCGTGAACAGCGGTGTGAGTCCTGATACATCATTAGATAAAAAAACCTGATTCCTGCTGTTTTAGCGAAGAATCAGGTTTTCGATTTTACATAATCATTTATATCTACTTAATATTTCTTCTGGAATATGACAATAATCATTTGGATATCTAGCTAACCTATCTTGATGTTCTTCTGCACTTCTCACATAGTTTTTAAGAGGTAATACTTCAACAACTATACGGTCATAA
This genomic window from Sporosarcina sp. Marseille-Q4063 contains:
- a CDS encoding NERD domain-containing protein, with the translated sequence MFFERFTKANIKGVIGEGVSRLFFMGLDTNEYKVLHNITLQNSQGKTTQIDHIIVSIYGIFVVETKNYQGWIYGNEIDRQWTQVIYKKRQQFYNPIKQNQGHIRALKGMLPEYKNIPFISIINFSPKATLKEIQIHSSHVYVVYTHRVNPIIKSMKAPVLSHSEIVSITERIQQQNNKALSSEHIINIRNKKNNINDAIAKRICPYCSGQLVNRTGPYGNFLGCSNYPKCRFNGKL
- a CDS encoding HD domain-containing protein → MNIIEKAINFAAIAHAGQMRKGTNTPYITHPFAVGMCLQKLQCTDEVVAAGILHDTLEDTPVTFEELAEHFGPRVAELVLAASEEDKSLAWFERKQQMIDQLSRAGLEEIQVITADKLHNIKSIRADIESYGDDVWNRFNRGKVDQHWYYSSIVKTLLPRKSEFGLIGELEREVLEVFGEI
- a CDS encoding AAA domain-containing protein; translated protein: MVTYRGKKEGPLAVSREINQSRDVINYLQELSAHIGFKNNGKSILLNQYEKLGKPNRNSVLAHYLSETKITNEKYEDPLIFPFGVNLSQKEAVKKAVENSISVIEGPPGTGKTQTILNVIANVVAKGQSVAIVSGNNSATENVQEKLEEYNFGFMTSLLGNYQNRKDFFEKYQPEVPDMIGWKLEDDERVSSVTHLQMISDELTVLLEDQREMAKLKEELAKLQVEQRYFEKEFKDAYIDVKKYSFYKKWSSQRIINFITQLEGINPSGKPTGFMSKVKLFIQYGVYKQRVITKSRTHIINSLKKDYYIKSIENRKSKINVLENRLENKSYQALLEEYEEISSRLFKGTLNQKFANLIRKKGKYSIGNYKYKFQDFVKEYPVVLSTTHSILTSIPDGFLFDYLIIDEASQVDLVTGSLALACCKNIVIVGDVKQLPHIVPTEIEEISDDLFANTGINNAYNYSEYSIISSFMALYKESLPVTLLSEHYRCHPKIIGFCNERFYDNQLIVMTEEDVDDQPLKIYKTAPGNHARRNNTGREIGWYNVRQIEVVRDEILHADLSRYGSCSGVGVISPFRMHVKETKKYIQYPALEVDTVHRFQGREKKTIIFTTVANDITPFIDDANLINVAVSRAVDELIIVTSDRLFKQQGSYLGDLIRYVEYNSFSNVIESQKVSVFDLLYTEYSSALLKYRTTKENVSEFESENLMYAVIKEVLSLPEFRSFKCVMHIPLNSLFRNFSNLTEEERKFAENPWSHVDFLIFNRLDKEALLAIEVDGVMFHRNDEKQENRDALKNSIFSKNNLPLLRVATNESGEKEKLINMLMEIIKS